One region of Tistrella mobilis genomic DNA includes:
- a CDS encoding fumarylacetoacetate hydrolase family protein, whose protein sequence is MKLVTFDRDGTARLGAVAGDLIVDLCALAAAAGETCPPTMLALIEAGPEALDGVKRLMAAHDGAWPAGTTARLADTRLLAPIQRLPKGVIGVGLNYSEHVEESSRTMDTDRDMPSHPVIFFKPPTAVIGPEDSIVHNQAQTSQLDWESELGVVIGRRCRDVAPGDALGQVFGYTCVNDISARDLRHGGQWCFAKGQDTFAPMGPWIVTADEIEDPHALRIGLRVNGVTKQDGNTRQMIFRVPALIAHLSSGITLEPGDVIATGSPAGVGISYVPPQFLKPGDVVEVDIEKIGVLRNQVIAG, encoded by the coding sequence ATGAAGCTCGTCACCTTTGACCGGGACGGTACGGCGCGGCTCGGTGCCGTGGCCGGCGACCTGATCGTCGACCTCTGTGCGCTGGCAGCCGCCGCAGGCGAAACCTGCCCCCCAACCATGCTCGCCCTGATCGAGGCCGGCCCCGAGGCGCTGGACGGCGTGAAGCGGCTGATGGCCGCCCATGACGGCGCCTGGCCGGCCGGCACCACGGCCAGGCTGGCGGATACCCGCCTGCTCGCCCCCATCCAGCGCCTGCCCAAGGGCGTGATCGGCGTCGGCCTCAACTACTCCGAGCATGTCGAGGAGAGCAGCCGGACGATGGACACCGATCGCGACATGCCCTCGCATCCGGTGATCTTCTTCAAGCCGCCGACCGCCGTGATCGGGCCTGAGGACAGCATCGTCCACAACCAGGCCCAGACCTCGCAGCTCGACTGGGAAAGCGAGCTGGGTGTGGTGATCGGCCGCCGCTGCCGCGACGTGGCGCCCGGCGACGCGCTGGGCCAGGTCTTCGGCTATACCTGCGTCAACGACATCTCGGCGCGCGACCTGCGCCATGGCGGCCAGTGGTGCTTCGCCAAGGGCCAGGACACCTTCGCGCCGATGGGCCCCTGGATCGTCACCGCCGACGAGATCGAGGATCCGCATGCCCTGCGCATCGGCCTGCGCGTCAACGGCGTCACCAAGCAGGACGGCAACACCCGCCAGATGATCTTCCGGGTGCCGGCGCTGATCGCGCATCTCTCCTCTGGCATCACGCTGGAACCCGGCGATGTGATCGCCACCGGCTCGCCGGCCGGCGTCGGCATTTCCTATGTGCCGCCGCAATTCCTGAAGCCGGGTGACGTGGTCGAAGTCGATATCGAGAAGATCGGCGTCCTGCGCAATCAAGTCATCGCCGGCTGA
- a CDS encoding cupin domain-containing protein has protein sequence MREDIPGRANVADTPELAAYYDELAAREMGALWTVANEIEPWFPKPKSVPVIWRWQDVRPFVDRAPGLVRPEDAGRRVVMLVNPGRRDISAAVGLLYTGVQVMDPGECASAHRHMASALRFIMEGSGAYTIVEGERMTLGARDFVLTPNGTWHEHGVAEGGTRSIWQDGLDIPLMNALDANFYAVHPDLHQGETRPVDGSAALWSGGIIQPTELRKNWQKPWSPVLKYAFEPAFEALTRAAKVHEGSPFDGVIMEYVNPLTGGPVMPTIGASLQLLRPGQHTRAHRHTGSIVYQVARGRGFSVIDGKRYDWSEKDIFVVPSWSLHEHGNASESEEACLFSFNDLPVMRALGIYHEEAYTGTSDGRQAIIAG, from the coding sequence ATGCGGGAAGACATTCCCGGCCGGGCAAATGTCGCCGACACGCCCGAACTTGCCGCCTATTACGACGAGCTGGCCGCCCGCGAGATGGGTGCGCTGTGGACGGTCGCCAACGAGATCGAGCCCTGGTTCCCGAAGCCGAAATCGGTGCCGGTGATCTGGCGCTGGCAGGATGTGCGGCCCTTCGTCGACCGTGCGCCCGGCCTGGTGCGGCCTGAAGACGCCGGCCGGCGGGTGGTGATGCTGGTCAATCCGGGCCGGCGCGACATCTCGGCCGCGGTGGGCCTGCTCTATACCGGCGTGCAGGTGATGGACCCGGGCGAATGCGCCAGTGCCCATCGCCACATGGCGAGCGCGCTGCGCTTCATCATGGAAGGCTCCGGCGCCTATACCATCGTCGAGGGGGAGCGGATGACCCTCGGCGCCCGGGATTTCGTCCTCACCCCCAACGGCACCTGGCATGAGCACGGCGTGGCCGAGGGCGGCACCCGCAGCATCTGGCAGGACGGGCTCGACATCCCGCTGATGAACGCGCTCGACGCCAATTTCTACGCGGTCCATCCCGATCTGCACCAGGGTGAAACCAGGCCGGTCGACGGCTCCGCGGCGCTCTGGTCGGGCGGCATCATCCAGCCGACGGAGCTGCGGAAGAACTGGCAGAAACCCTGGTCGCCGGTGCTGAAATACGCCTTCGAGCCGGCCTTCGAGGCGCTGACCCGCGCCGCGAAGGTTCATGAGGGCTCCCCCTTCGACGGGGTGATCATGGAATATGTGAACCCGCTGACCGGCGGGCCGGTGATGCCGACCATCGGGGCCAGCCTGCAGCTGCTCCGCCCCGGTCAGCATACCCGTGCCCACCGCCATACCGGATCGATCGTCTATCAGGTGGCCAGGGGCCGCGGCTTCTCGGTGATCGACGGCAAGCGCTACGACTGGTCGGAGAAGGACATCTTCGTGGTGCCCTCGTGGTCGCTGCACGAGCACGGCAATGCGTCGGAGAGCGAGGAGGCCTGCCTGTTCTCGTTCAACGATCTGCCGGTGATGCGCGCGCTCGGCATCTATCACGAAGAGGCCTATACCGGCACATCCGACGGCCGCCAGGCGATCATCGCCGGCTGA